Below is a genomic region from Cherax quadricarinatus isolate ZL_2023a chromosome 64, ASM3850222v1, whole genome shotgun sequence.
ctatccagtggctttatcaacacagattctaggacataataggaagacagtagaactatatacaaaagatgaggtaatcagtccctcggtcttggagttagtgttcacagcatcgtgatggtggtaataaattttatcacatatttgacaaggaatcttatagacacacccGTCATCATTTTGGagggaattttttatcaaaagttttttaagtgtgtcaagatttttaaatgcaactttgatattaaaattcttatcATGTTATATGATGTTCCCAAAAAAACAAATCTTGATGACGGtgattgtttattttttttactgaaaAGTTGACTGGATTCCATTACTTCAATAAATGTCGTTAGAAACTGGAAGCTTTTCTACACAGAGAGAGGTACATATGCATGTaaacacacacctgtcaccagcataagttacacacctgtcaccagcataagtaacacacctgtcaccagcataagttacacacacctgtcaccagcataagttacacacacctgtcaccagcataagttacacacctgtcaccagcataagttacacacacctgtcaccagcataagttacacacctgtcaccagcataagttacacacacctgtcaccagcataagttacacacacctgtcaccagcataagttacacacacctgtcaccagcataagttacacacacctgtcaccagcataagttacacacacctgtcaccagcataagtaacacacacctgtcaccagcataagttacacacacctgtcaccagcatacgttacacacacctgtcaccagcaTAAGTAgcacacacctgtcaccagcataagttacacacacctgtcaccagcataagttacacacacctgtcaccagcataagttacacacacctgtcaccagcataagtaacacacacctgtcaccagcataagttacacacacctgtcaccagcataagttacacacacctgtcaccagcataagttacacacacctgtcaccagcataagttacacacacctgtcactagcataagttacacacacctgtcaccagcataagtaacacacacctgtcaccagcataagttacacacacctgtcaccagcataagttacacacctgtcaccagcataagttacacacacctgtcaccagcataagttacacacctgtcaccagcataagttacacacacctgtcaccagcataagttacacacacctgtcaccagcataagttacacacacctgtcaccagcataagttacacacacctgtcaccagcataagttacacacacctgtcaccagcataagtaacacacctgtcaccagcataagttacacacacctgtcaccagcatacgttacacacacctgtcaccagcaTAAGTAgcacacacctgtcaccagcataagttacacacacctgtcaccagcataagttacacacacctgtcaccagcataagttacacacacctgtcaccagcataagtaacacacacctgtcaccagcataagttacacacacctgtcaccagcataaattacacacacctgtcaccagcataagttacacacacctgtcaccagcataagttacacacacctgtcactagcataagttacacacacctgtcaccagcataagtaacacacacctgtcaccagcataagttacacacacctgtcaccagcataagtaacacacacctgtcaccagcataagttacacacacctgtcaccagcataagtaacacacacctgtcaccagcataagttacacacctgtcaccagcataagtaacacacacctgtcaccagcataagttacacacacctgtcaccagcataagtaacacacacctgtcaccagcataagttacacacacctgtcaccagcataagtaacacacacctgtcaccagcataagttacacacctgtcaccagcataagtaacacacacctgtcaccagcataagttacacacacctgtcaccagcaTAAGTAACACACCTGTCACCAACATAAGTTACACACACCTGTCATTTGTATTACGGCATCTCTTTGCCCATGCGTGTTCCTGGCGATGCAGACGTAAGCTCCGAAGTCCTTCTCGGAGACGTTAGCGAAAGTAAGGATGTGTCGATGGGCGGCGTGGGCGAGGCTCAGGTGGGCGGCGTGTATGAAGCTCAAGTGGGCGGTGTCATTACGACGCCCCAGGTAGGGTAGCTTGGTGTCCACTTGTGCTTCCTGAAGAGGGTGTCCATCGCGCGTCCAAGACACCTCCGGGGTAGGGCgacccctcaccacacacaccagctcTACCCGGTCGCCTTCTCCACTTCGCACGATTCCCTTTCGAGTACACCAGAAATTATTAAgtcaagggtatatacaccgtgagatgTATATACCCTTGTATCATTTCACTGTAAATAGTCTGAGGTTACTgtaatccctattttagagattaaagttATGTCGAGTGGTGGAGAggttacatgtagccttaatgaccctcgtgtagtcgacaggctttaaaccccattaaccaactaacAATAAATTGTAGTAAAAAGCAAATGTCTACCGACAACCTGAGAAAAATGGTCACGAAGACATTTACTGGGGACACCTTTAATAAAAACGTTTCGGCCCTTAGACCAAAAAAAACATCCCAAGTATTGCTTAATATGTTATTCTCTGGAAATTTTaggagggagagcgagagagaaactGAGACCGACAGACGGTGAAACAAGGCTCAATAACAGGTGTACACACTATCATTACATCAACTGCAAAATTTACATTAAACTTTAGCATCCGGGGAGGGGAAAGGGTAACCCACGCCAGTTACTACCATCACGTAATGTTAGTAACTGACCTTCTTTGTGATGATTACTGACTTCTGTGGTGACCTGTGACTGACCTTCTCGGTGGTGACCTCTGGTGGGTACTCCACAGCAATGGTCATGGCAGCTGAAGCTGCCTCGCCGATACCGTTGTCAGCAGTGCAGAGGTATGTGCCTTCCACGAGGCGGTCGACGCCCTCCAGTGTGAGGTTACGGCCCTGCAGGAGGCAGATCAGGGCACGGTGATATAAACACACCAGTAGGAGGGCAAACACAATGAAAGGAATCACTGCTGTTATATCTCATAATAAACTTTTAGTCACGATatagtacacacagacacacacacacacacacacacacacacacacacacacacacacacacacacacacacacacacacacacacacacaagacaggtcCCCTGCAGAGGCGTTATCAGACCATCGAAAGATCCAGGAAATGTTAAGGAACTCAGCAATGGAGATACTTAAATTGGATCATGATATACGAGGGGAAATGCAATAGGAGGATGAAAAGGAGAGGTAAGTCTTGGTTCATGGGCTTCCTTAGGCAGAAGGCGAAACTTACGAATAAAAACGACAGGGGGAGAAAAAAGGAATTGGAAATATCATGAAAGAGGTAGGAGAGGAAGACATGACCTGCTGACAAATTTCTGAGAATATGGGGTTCTCAAGAGGAAGAAACCGTCCAGTCAAATTGATTTTCATGTCAAATGGTGCAAAAcagaaacaggatcctgcagaagaaagcaagactaaggagCTCATCAAATTACTAGCAGATGTACCTCGACTGTGACAGAACATGAGaagacagaaactgagagagaagatacagagatgcaaggagcaAGAAAGAGAGTCAAGGATGGAGATAGGCAGgggaacccagactcaggaagaGCAAACATAACCTACCTCAGAACCACCCAAAGAAGACCCTCAACCCTGATAACCCCATTGTAATCAAGCAAATTAACCCAAAACAACCCAGACTCTGTACCCAcagccccccacccccaccacaaactccaccttcacggTAGCCCCCCATAGTGTCCTGCCAGGTAtaccactcccccaaccccagcACATAtcccccccagaccacagtattggaaaagaagctgaaggtatggtacaccaatgcagacaataacaaataaatgtgaagagtggcacgaaagaatcatgcAGGCATCCCTAGACATTATAGCACTCAGGGAAACAaagctcacagggatgataacagatgcaatctttccatctggatattcGATCTTGAGAAAGATGGAGCAGAAGGGGAggaagagttgcactgctcatcaaaaaccagtggaagcaaggaactatatagtaggaacacttcagactgaggGTCTCAAGATGGTGATTGCAGTTATGTTCAACgtaccacagaatagcaggaggccaagagaagaatatgatgagagcaacagggcaatgatggacacactagctgaggttgcTGGAAGAGCAAAGTTAccagttgtgggtgatttcagtcactaggagattgactgggaaaacctagagccacatgtgGGTCCAGAAatgtggagagctaagatgatggaggtggttctggaaaaccttatgcatcaacatgtcaaggACACTatcagagaaaaagagagaggagaggatgaaaaagcaaggctggacctcatattcaccttgagtagctctgacatcgaggacatcgcgtatgaaaggccccttgtagctagtgatcacatggtcctgagcttcgaatacgctttagagttaaaagtggagagtgaagcagcagtacAAAGTAGGATAGAAGAAGCCATACtacaagaggggactacacaggcatgaaaaaTTTCCTGCTTGAGGCATAGTTGGAAAGAGAACGGGTGAGAAAAACAGTAAATGGAATAcgtgaccacaaaatgcaaggaggcagaggagaggttcatgCCCAAGGGCggcagaaacaatgggaagaccaaaatgagtccttggttcacccaaagtgtagagaggccaaaactaagtgcactagagaatagaacaagtatagaagacaaaggacccaggaaaataaagagattagctaaAGAACTAGAAATGAATACGTATGgataagggaggcccagcggcaatacgagaatgatacAGCATCGAAAGCTAAATctaacccaaagctgttgtacagccacatcaggcggaaaacagcagtcaaggatcaggtaatcagactgaggaaggaaggaggggagatcacaagaaacgacagagaAGTATGGGAAGGCCTGAACACGAGATTCAAGGACgtgttttcagtggagacagaaaggactccagtaAACCAGGACGGAAGGGTATACCAACAagtactggagttttacgacaggcTGACAGAAGTAACATcgacgagagagaggggggtggtggatagactgcatttttttggactacaaggctttcgacacaactccacacaagaggttagtgcaaaaactagaagagcaggcaggaataacaggaaaggcactacagtggatgaAAAACTACTTGACAGGAGgtaacaacgagtgatggtacgtgacggggtgtcagagtgggcgcctgtaactaGCGGAGAGCCAAAAGGGTCAGtcttagggccggtgctgtttctggtatatgtgaatgacatgacagaaggataggttcagaggtatccctgtttgcagactatGTAAAGCTAATGTGGAGAactcaagtggatgaggatcaggtgggactacaaagggatctggacaggctgcaagcctggtccaacacctggctcctggagtttagccccaccatatgcaaagtcatgaagactggggaatgtGCAAGAATACCACAGAGTACAGGCTGGGAGggggcaaagactgcaaacctcactcaaggaaaataatcttggggtgattataataccgagcacatctgaggcccacgtcaaccaaataactgctgcagcatgtgggcgcctggtaaacctaagaatagcatttcgacacttGAGTAAGGAATCACTGAAgcctctgtacactgtgtatatcagacccatattggagcatgcagcaccagtatggaacccacaccgggtcaagcacgttaagaaattagggaaagcgcaaaagtttgcaacaagattagtcccggagctaaggaatttgtcctacgaagagaagttaagggaaatcaacctgacgacacagaaagacaggaaagataggacatgataacgatatataaaatactgagaggaattgtcaaggtggatagggacagaatgtttcagagatgggacacagcaacaaggggacacaactggaagttgacaactcagatgagtcacatggatgttaggaagtatttcttcagctatagagttgtcaggaagtggaacaatttggagagtgatgtagtggagataggacctatacatagctttaagaagaggtacgataaaactcatgaGACAGggagtggacttagtagcgaccagcgaagagatgggggtcaggagctgtgaattgacccctgcaactacaaatggGTGAGTTCAAATagatgagtaaacacacacacacacacacacacacacacacacacacacacacacacacacacacacacacacacacacacacacacacacacacacacacacacttaaaaaaATATGAAGGAATTACTGAAGACGGGACACCAAGAGCATACCTTTGCTTCTTTGTGTACAAATAGGTTATTACACTACACATAAGCTTTGAACTAACTATATCAGTCAACTGAATATTAACAGGAGGGTCCAGGAGCTAAGTTCTTCCCTCATCATCTCATCACGAACAAACTCTTCAGGTGGACACGATAGACATACCAGTTGTGTGCTCTGGCCAGAGGGAAGAGGACCTTCCTGACGAGACCAGTGAATGATGGGCTTAGGGTTGCCCTCAGCCTGACACTCCAGGGTTAGGGAGGTACCCTTGGTGACGTGCTGCTCAGGCGGCGCCAGAGATCTGATGGTGGGCGCAAACTGCACGTCCAGAGAGTGTCTCAGCTGGATGGGCGGCTCCATCTCGAACATACAGAGGAAGGTGCCAGCGTCTCGGGGTCGCACGCCAGAGAGAGTTAGACGGTAGCCGTCCACAGTAATGCGTCGGTCCCTagtcactctctcactcccaACCCACATCAACTTCTCCTTCCCAGTGTTGGGGGAAATTTTCTTGATAATGAGCTTGTTGTTACCTGCAATGGTTCGTCTCCGTAAGAAATCTTGTTAGTCTTCACTGTAACAAACTAGCAGTAGAGGTAAGTATACATAGACATGGGCGTTATCATATATGTATCCTTAAATCATGTACTCTCTTACACTGTACTTATATATCATCTAGGTAAATAAATTTGTTAATTATTTATTGTCGCTGGTAGCATTTAGGGATATTTTGTGTTAATAGATTCACAGGAATTTCAATCAGTTTATCAAGGAATATAGGattaatatatttaaaaataattttgaagTGTAAAATCAGAAAGCAAATCTTTACAATCATTGATCACGAAATGTGAGGAAACACATGCATCCTTGTTGGTGCCTTAGTCATCACTGCAAGAAATTAAAGTTTGCCGAGAGGGAAGGCCACACAGGGCACACTCATATCTAATGAATACAGAAATAGGAACTATCAGGAAAGACACgtgtgaaagagaaatgaaaaactGTAAGCAACTTAGGACGGTAGGTAGAAACAATGCAGAGGCTGGTGTTATATAACCCATAGGTCTCTCACGTTACCAGGGAAGTGGGAAGTAGTCGGGTGTGATCAAAGGAAAGGAAGAATGCCTCCAATTCCGTATATCATACTTCACCAGTATGAAGATACCCTCTGGAAGGTAACCATCCCAAACAGCCACTCACCAGCGTTTTCAACGTCACAGGGGATGATGACAGACTGTCCCACCTCCACAGTGAATGTCTGAGAGCGAGCCAGAAAGATGGGTACGTCTTCCTCTCCGTCATTATTGTCGTAGTAGTAGGTGCCGTCGCTGTTGTAGTCGTCGTAGGAGTACCTGTTATAGCCAAGTCCTGTAATCAGACCGAAGAAGATCTTAAGCCGCTGAAGAATCTCGGGAAAATTATTTTTATAAGCTCTTCTGAGAATTAAATGAAGACTTTAGTAAAGGGTGTGTCATACACACTTAAATCTTTGGTTCTCAATAGAATGTTACTGTCGAGGCTACTTCCCTTCCCCGGGTGATAAAGGTTAGCATCAATTTTGTAGCCGAAGTAatgatagtgtgtgcacttgcCATTTAGCCTCGTTTCACTCTCTGTCCATCTCTGTTTCTCCCTCTGTCTTAACATAGCTAAAGCAGAATAACATATTAAGCGATACTCAGCATGGTTTTAGCATCACAAGATCCAGTTTACAAAATTACTAGAATTCTTTAGATACGTATGCAAAAAATAGACAATAAAGTCCTCATAGATGAAATATATTTCGACTTCAAGAAAGCGACCGATAGAGTACCACACAAGAAGCAACTAATGGAAATAATAACAGGTAACAGTTTCCGAGACTGTCTCGGGGTTAGACTGCTAACCAGAAGCGGAGAGCAGTAATAACCCGGGTAGCcaataaatggtttacaaaaccgacaaATTGGTAAATGAGActcttgtgcaatatttgggtatctttattctggaaacgtttcgccacacagtggctttttcagtccaatgcagaaggtggaagatgaggaggagtttggggtaatcagtccctcaacctggaatcgatgtattcagtccatcagtcttgactttcgtcaAGATTGTGTTGTTCAGTCATTGTGTTGttcagtcactgtgttgttcagtCATTGTGTTATTCAGTCATTGTGTTATTAAGTCATTGTGTTATTCAGTCATTGTGTTATTCAGTCATTGTGTTATTAAGTCATTGTGTTGTTCAGTCATTGTGTTATTCAGTCATTGTGTTGTTCAGTCATTGTGTTGTTCAGTCATTGTGTTATTAAGTCATTGTGTTATTAAGTCATTGTGTTATTCAGTCATTGTGTTATTCAGTCATTGTGTTGTTCAGTCATTGTGTTATTCAGTCATTGTGTTATTAAGTCATTGTGTTATTAAGTCATTGTGTTATTAAGTCATTGTGTTATTAAGTCAGTGTTATTAAGTCATTGTGTTATTAAGTCATTGTGTTATTAAGTCATTGTGTTATTCAGTCATTGTGTTGTTCAGTCATTGTGTTATTCAGTCATTGTGTTGTTCAGTCATTGTGTTATTCAGTCATTGTGTTGTTCAGTCATTGTGTTGTTCATCATTGTGTTGTTCAGTCGTGTTGTTCATCATTGTGTTGTTCAGTCGTGTTGTTCATCATTGTGTTATTCAGTCATTGTGTTATTCAGTCATTGTGTTGTTCATCATTGTGTTGTTCAGTCGTGTTGTTCATCATTGTGTTGTTCAGTCGTGTTGTTCATCATCGTGTTGTTCAGTCGTGTTGTTCATCATTGTGTTGTTCAGTCGTGTTGTTCAGTCGTGTTGTTCATCATTGTGTTGTTCAGTCGTGTTGTTCAGTCGTGTTGTTCATCATTGTGTTGTTCAGTCGTGTTGTTCATCATTGTGTTGTTTAGTCGTGTTGTTCATCATCGTGTTGTTCAGTCGTGTTGTTCATCATCGTGTTGTTCAGTCGTGTTGTTCATCATCGTGTTGTTCAGTCGTGTTGTTCATCATTGTGTTGTTCAGTCGTGTTGTTCATCATCGTGTTGTTCAGTCGTGTTGTTCATCATTGTGTTGTTCAGTCGTGTTGTTCAGTCGTGTTGTTCATCATTGTGTTGTTCAGTCGTGTTGTTCATCATCGTGTTGTTCAGTCGTGTTGTTCATCATTGTGTTGTTCAGTCGTGTTGTTCAGTCGTGTTGTTCATCATCGTGTTGTTCAGTCGTGTTGTTCATCATTGTGTTGTTCAGTCGTGTTGTTCAGTCGTGTTGATCATCATTGTGTTGTTCAGTCGTGTTGTTCAGTCGTGTTGTTCATCATTGTGTTGTTCAGTCGTGTTGTTTATCATTGTGTTGTTCAGTCGTGTTGTTCATCATTGTGTTGTTCAGTCGTGTTGTTCAGTCGTGTTGTTCATCATTGTGTTGTTCAGTCGTGTTGTTCAGTCGTGTTGTTCATCATTGTGTTGTTCAGTCGTGTTGTTCATCATTGTGTTGTTCAGTCGTGTTGTTCAGTCGTGTTGTTCATCATTGTGTTGTTCAGTCGTGTTGTTCAGTCGTGTTGTTCATCATTGTGTTGTTCAGTCGTGTTGTTCAGTCGTGTTGTTCATCATTGTGTTGTTCAGTCGACCTAACACCATGGAGCTGGTCACAGTTTTACCACTAGAAAAACCTCCCCCTGTAATAATAAGCGGTCAGTTGGTACTCCTTGTTTAGCTTTTTAATTTTCCCTTTTACTCGTTTTGATGTTTTAGTATATCAATAACTGCTTTTAATATATGATTTTCTCCTATTTTATTAAGTAAAGTTAACTCTGAAAGTTGTCGTAAATACATGGTCTCAGGAAGCAGTGGTAGGTTTGTCCGTGAGAAACTGCCGAcgtgttggagggaaggggtgaagaaggttttgtgggcgaggggcttagttgcaggggtcgagactcagctcctggccccgcctcttcactgagtgctactaggtcctctctctccctgctccatgagccttatcatacctcctcttaaagttatgtatggttcctgcctccactacctcacttgttaggctattccacttcctgactactctgaatgaatgaatatgtatgtatatatatatatatatatatatatatatatatatatatatatatatatatatatatatatatatatatatatatatatatatatatgtgtgtgtgtgtgtgtgtgtgtgtgtgtgtgtgtgtgtgtgtgtgtgtgtgtgtgtgtgtgtgtgtgtgtgtgtgtgtatgtcactagCACCTCTCATCCAGGTTATAAAACATACACCGACAAATTTATATAGTACACACACCCTCAAAAATGTTAAATGAGTCGACGTGATCACTAAATTTGAAAccgaaaaataaataaatacaagatttaaattttttttttgaattttaaatgttttatatcttcaatatacatttttattaaGAGTCCCATGCCCACCCTTAAAAATGTTAAATGAGTCAGCGTGATCACTGAATTTGAAATCTGAAAAAAAACATAATAAATTATGCACATCTGGACCAGATTTATCAAGGATTATAATCTGAAGTGAGCGTGTCTGACTTTCTAGCCTGAATAATGGTAGGTGATAACGACGCTTATTGTTTTGtctgcctccctccaccctccatatatatatatatatatatatatatatatatatatatatatatatatatatatatatatatatatatatatatatatatatatatatatata
It encodes:
- the LOC128700017 gene encoding protein amalgam; protein product: MEVGLGRTIITLLLITAQGLGYNRYSYDDYNSDGTYYYDNNDGEEDVPIFLARSQTFTVEVGQSVIIPCDVENAGNNKLIIKKISPNTGKEKLMWVGSERVTRDRRITVDGYRLTLSGVRPRDAGTFLCMFEMEPPIQLRHSLDVQFAPTIRSLAPPEQHVTKGTSLTLECQAEGNPKPIIHWSRQEGPLPSGQSTQLGRNLTLEGVDRLVEGTYLCTADNGIGEAASAAMTIAVEYPPEVTTEKGIVRSGEGDRVELVCVVRGRPTPEVSWTRDGHPLQEAQVDTKLPYLGRRNDTAHLSFIHAAHLSLAHAAHRHILTFANVSEKDFGAYVCIARNTHGQRDAVIQMTGLPKPPQVTSSANGGESTSYTLTWETESYYPITEFLVKYHKSHLGDWQNNHSVVMAGSWETVSRKVELERVREVKEARRHHLALTLTGLQVATDYVAVVRVRNKYGWSAQSPHFTFSTKKAMAVMQTSSGGSWCSIPSSSTTLVLLTLIIQALP